In Pleuronectes platessa chromosome 8, fPlePla1.1, whole genome shotgun sequence, the genomic stretch GATGCTATATCCACAGCATCACTGTGCAGGTGTGCAGGGATCAGGTAGCCTTCCATGATCACAGGAACTGAAAAGAGAAGAGTCTGAACAGCCTGGAGGCTCAGTGTCACCCACGCTCTCTTGGAGCAGAGCAGCCCGGCGTGCATGTCCCTGCAGAGCAGGCAGAAGCATCCCAGGATGGTCAGGGAGCAGAGAGGCAGCACCACAGCGCTGCCCAAGGTGCAGCAGAGCAGCGCGGCCGACGTCTCTGACAGGCAGGGCATGAGGACGAGAGGGCGACAGCGCTGAAAGGAATAATTCACCTTGATGTTGCTGAGGCTGATACCCAAAGCCACAGCGAAGACCACAAACGATACGGTCCATATGGCTGTAACAGCTGCTCGCTTCCTCCGTGTACGGGTCAGCAGTTCATAGCGCAGAGGCCACTTGACAGCGACAAATCGGTCCACAGCCATGGCAGTGCTCAGCAAGAAGTCCACCTGGGCAACAAGAAGAGACATTAAAGTGAGATGTAGCCCTCACTTTGTCCTGTCCGAGCAGACAGGCTGTTTACAGGGACCACAGCATTAATAAGACTATTACGAACACTACTAATACAATGTGGCCTAACTGTGGGTCACTGTTTTAACCTAAACGTGACCTATTTTAGATGTTTAAAATGTCTTACTCTTATTCACTGGGACGCCCTTTGGTCTTCTCGCCACAGTATTGattattcatcattttatattattctattAAGAAATTCACTTTGGTGAAGCTGACCCCACGAGAACAAGCAAACGTGAGCCTGTGCAATAACTGAAAGCTGACAGAACCAATCGGTGACCAAAGCAGAGACGTGTCTGCTGTCACTCATCTGTACACGATtacaaatcatttttatttccacaacCGATCTGATTATTCTAAAGTGACAAATGgccatcagtttttttttttattatctaaccaactgtaaaaaaaacaaccaaagtaAAATTTGCAACTTTAAAAGAAAGCAGACTATCCTTAATAAAGTGTAAATCAACACATTACAAACCAATGAGCAGGCCTGGTAAGCCGCAGAGAAGATCAGACACTGGGTGATTGACATCCCTTCTCTGGATCTCATAAGAACCGCTTTGATcgtccagaggagctgctggaatATAAGAGATGGACAAGATAACACTCTCATCTCAGGATTAACAGGAGCTCTATAGATGCACTtacattaaaaagacaaacataacTGTTCAGACGTACTTGGAGGCTGtcgcacagcaggagatgtgcgaggAGCAGGAAGCGAGTGTGTCTGAGGAGGGATGGCGAGCGGGTGATGACCCAGACCAAGGGAAGACTGAGCATGGTGTTCAagctgcagctcacacacatgATGACCATCTCGATCAGGTGGTAGAGGCCGGACTCGATCTGCGTCTGACTCTCCAGGGTCGACATATTGCAGTTGATGTCCATGACGGAAAGCTCACCGTGCTCCGCTCTTCTGATCGTCCTCAATCTATGCAATTTTAAACGAACTCAATTCAATTTGACCTCACTGCAAACGGGAAGAAAGATGTAGCACACTCCCCCTCATATCTGCTTCAGACACAACATGGTGCAGCATCACACCCGTTTCTTTCTCAGCACTGGTTCCATCTGCATCTTCCTGTTCTACGTCAGGGGTGCAGATTGTACATTTACAGTTTCATCATGTCGGAACCTGAGATCTAAAACCTCATCAGTACAGACAGTCGTGTGTCAACAGCTGGTGTTTGCTTATTCATACAAAAGACCTGCTTCCTATCTGTCAATATTTGACTAATAACAGAAGAGGAGTCATCAGAAACAACTCTGTCCCTgtttcaccctcacacacactgaacttaAATATTAAAAGAGGTCACCCCGGAAAACAAAAATagatttgtattgtatttaaaaattCAAACATTCTCTGTAACCCAATCATTTATTCGAAGTGCTTCATTTCCCTTGCACAGACCACACCAAAAAAAAGGTTGTTGAGGTTTGAGATATTTGATGTTGAGGAAAAAGGAATGGACGTTGAGAGAAGGGCTCGAGGCTCGAGGCGTCTGATAGGCTGGTGTGACAGGATGTTCTGGTGATTGGGCAGAGGGGAAACTCAAGGTGGGGTTAACG encodes the following:
- the LOC128446491 gene encoding olfactory receptor 11A1, giving the protein MDINCNMSTLESQTQIESGLYHLIEMVIMCVSCSLNTMLSLPLVWVITRSPSLLRHTRFLLLAHLLLCDSLQQLLWTIKAVLMRSREGMSITQCLIFSAAYQACSLVDFLLSTAMAVDRFVAVKWPLRYELLTRTRRKRAAVTAIWTVSFVVFAVALGISLSNIKVNYSFQRCRPLVLMPCLSETSAALLCCTLGSAVVLPLCSLTILGCFCLLCRDMHAGLLCSKRAWVTLSLQAVQTLLFSVPVIMEGYLIPAHLHSDAVDIASTITYNLGVSLIPLVYGYRSRELQQRIRQAAHMCNVPNLT